The Lutibacter profundi genome includes a region encoding these proteins:
- a CDS encoding HU family DNA-binding protein — translation MNKGELVDAIAKDANLSKADAKKALNAFESIVSKKLNTGKCIKLIVPVAINKRIKEGGKTIGASQGNNLNEDEELNLKRKRPGRTKYSNITLKRNQVKDGESNGTRAINHDASRSNNTNSITAPESKGDGNDNKNNGTRAINHDASRSNNTNSITAPESKGDGNDDKNNGTRAINHDASRNNNTNSIVAPESKGDGNGNSTTKRGKRKAKKECLENGGSFWESSDGSYHCMMKLSTSKQEGNTTNELFRSKKRKCFKAGGKWVTNSHGSFCWNPSQQTAKVEVNTGDNINLPLRRYATERKKKFKTKVPRKNQHSNNNLSGYTTESTMIFVKVDETSLRQSNTKIHKDNSVQDNDKRMSKRTLRARNGYRERVQARTLRTADKRYRDERVKARTLRTSDKRYRAKRDERVKARTLRTRDKRYSNKRDERVQARTLRTADKRYRERIRDNNVRDKKNTIQNKKPIKITTKENNKVIPSNDLDTRYLKVQNYQTIQISKSKFQLTAPLLISKNQTDLISYNWTVKNKTQNKVAKFTGETIHYNFDVSGTYEIEITPVVNHKNLNSYHISIICN, via the coding sequence ATGAATAAAGGCGAATTAGTGGATGCTATTGCAAAAGATGCTAATTTATCTAAAGCCGATGCAAAGAAAGCTTTAAATGCTTTCGAGTCTATAGTATCTAAAAAATTAAATACTGGAAAATGTATAAAATTAATTGTACCCGTTGCAATAAATAAAAGAATTAAAGAAGGGGGTAAAACAATTGGTGCTAGTCAAGGAAACAATCTGAACGAAGATGAAGAATTAAACCTAAAACGAAAGCGCCCAGGAAGAACGAAATATTCAAATATTACCTTAAAAAGAAATCAAGTTAAGGATGGTGAAAGCAACGGTACTAGAGCCATAAACCATGATGCAAGTAGAAGTAATAACACAAATTCTATTACTGCTCCTGAATCTAAAGGTGATGGAAATGATAACAAAAATAACGGTACTAGAGCCATAAACCATGATGCAAGTAGAAGTAATAACACAAACTCTATTACTGCTCCTGAATCTAAAGGTGATGGAAATGATGACAAAAATAATGGTACTAGAGCCATAAACCATGATGCTAGTAGAAATAACAACACAAACTCTATTGTGGCTCCTGAATCTAAAGGTGACGGAAATGGTAATAGCACAACTAAAAGAGGTAAAAGAAAAGCAAAAAAAGAATGCTTAGAAAATGGAGGCTCTTTTTGGGAAAGCAGTGATGGATCATACCATTGTATGATGAAATTATCTACATCTAAACAAGAAGGAAATACAACCAATGAACTATTTAGAAGCAAAAAAAGAAAATGCTTTAAGGCTGGTGGAAAATGGGTTACAAATTCTCACGGTTCGTTTTGTTGGAATCCTTCTCAACAAACTGCTAAAGTTGAAGTAAATACTGGAGATAACATTAATTTGCCATTAAGACGTTATGCAACAGAACGCAAAAAAAAGTTTAAAACTAAAGTACCAAGAAAAAATCAACATTCAAATAATAATCTTTCTGGTTACACTACAGAATCAACCATGATATTTGTTAAAGTAGATGAAACTTCTTTAAGGCAGTCTAATACTAAAATTCATAAAGACAATTCTGTTCAAGATAATGACAAAAGAATGTCAAAAAGAACTTTACGAGCTAGAAATGGATACAGAGAAAGAGTACAAGCACGAACACTTAGAACTGCTGATAAAAGATATCGTGATGAAAGAGTGAAAGCACGAACACTTAGAACTAGTGACAAGAGATACAGAGCTAAACGTGATGAAAGAGTAAAAGCACGAACACTTAGAACTAGAGACAAAAGATATAGTAATAAACGTGATGAAAGAGTACAAGCACGAACACTAAGAACTGCTGATAAAAGATATAGAGAGAGAATTAGAGATAATAACGTACGAGATAAAAAAAATACAATTCAGAATAAAAAACCTATAAAAATTACAACAAAAGAAAATAACAAGGTAATTCCTTCAAATGATTTAGATACTCGATATTTAAAGGTTCAAAATTATCAAACTATTCAAATTTCAAAAAGTAAATTTCAATTAACTGCACCACTTTTAATTAGCAAAAATCAAACTGACCTTATAAGTTATAATTGGACTGTTAAAAATAAAACCCAAAATAAAGTAGCTAAATTTACCGGGGAAACCATTCATTATAATTTTGATGTTAGTGGTACTTATGAAATTGAAATAACCCCTGTGGTTAACCATAAAAATTTGAATTCATACCATATCAGTATTATTTGCAATTAA